One Natator depressus isolate rNatDep1 chromosome 3, rNatDep2.hap1, whole genome shotgun sequence DNA segment encodes these proteins:
- the LOC141983827 gene encoding uncharacterized protein LOC141983827: protein MHWPSRQEKARELLKFNFLFGQSGKLQVTMQSSSAEVTMMESQNRKRAPAWTEREGMKGRGHNRDPKQCRVKLKELWQAYQKTREANDRSGSEPKTCRFYDELHAILGGSATTTPAMLFDFFNGDGGNTEAGFGDKEDDDDEVEDSSQQASGETGFPNSQELVLTLDLESVPPEPTQGCPPDQPGGEGTSAACVSRITGSSPFQRLSKIRRRKKCTRDEMFSELMLSSHTDRAQTNVWRQTMSECRKAQSDREERWQAEESKWRAEERAEAESGGSVMRGGRIQC from the exons atgcactggccaagtagacaggaaaaggcccgtgaacttttgaaattcaatttcctgtttggccagagtggcaagctgcaggtgaccatgcagagctcatcagcagaggtgacgatgatggagtcccagaatcgcaaaagagctccagcatggaccgaacgggag ggcatgaagggcagaggccataacagggacccgaagcagtgccgtgtgaaacttaaggagctgtggcaagcctaccagaaaaccagagaggcgaacgaccgctccgggtcagagcccaaaacatgccgcttctatgatgagctgcatgcgattttagggggttcagccaccactaccccagccatgttgtttgacttcttcaatggagatggaggcaacacggaagcaggttttggggacaaggaagatgatgatgatgaggttgaagatagctcacagcaagcaagcggagaaaccggttttcccaacagccaggaactggttctcaccctggacctggagtcagtaccccccgaacccacccaaggctgccccCCGGACcagccaggcggagaagggacctctg ctgcatgtgtttcaaggatcacaggatcttctcctttccagaggctatcgaagattagaaggcgaaaaaaatgcactcgtgatgaaatgttctctgagctcatgctgtcctcccacactgacagagcacagacaaatgtgtggaggcagacaatgtcagagtgcaggaaagcacaaagtgaccgggaggagaggtggcaagctgaagagagtaagtggcgggctgaagagagggctgaagctgaaagtggcggcagcgtgatgagaggaggcaggattcaatgctga